Within Spinacia oleracea cultivar Varoflay chromosome 4, BTI_SOV_V1, whole genome shotgun sequence, the genomic segment GGGTCATGCTCTATAGGCCTGGTTTTTAGGTATTCCAAGAGGTTCAGTTGGTCATTAGGATATCTGCAGTGCATTGCTTGGAAATACCTTGATGTTTATTGGGGCTGTGGGCCTGTGGCTAGCCAATCTAAGTGCTTATAGCACCAAACTCCATTAAACTTGATAATGCTTAATGCTCTTGGTTGTGGTGGATTTTTATTTAGATGTTTTTCAGGTCTGGCAGTGCTTAGATTTTATCATTATGACTGTGTTGACTTACAATGTAAACCTAATTTCGACGCTTTATGGTTAGTACTTGAGCTTTAGCTTTATAGATTTCACGAATGCTACTGTATAGGCATCTCAGGGTGGACTTTGTTTGTGCTGCTCTGGATAAGAAGTCTCCTCATCATCTATATTTTTGTAGTATTTACTTCACTTAATCAGCTGATTGAGTAGTTATACAAGAAACAAACTATGAAATCTGTGTTTCATCTTTTGGGACTTATGTTAGGATAAGTTCAGTTTGTAGCTTAATTTTGTGTTTGCTTTGTTGGATGTTATCTCTAGGACCTTAAAGCTCTTGGTCAATTTCATTGAGACACTTTTTGCATCTGCCTGCTTATTTTAGGTCATGACTCATGACTTTGGGATTCTGCATGGATGTGCAACATGGAATGTGCATATTTTAGAGTTTATCTGTTTCATCTTTTGGAATGTGATATAGAGGATTTTCTCCCATCATGTTGTGTACACCAATGATCCTCTGGTTCTTGCATGCTTAACTGGTCCTGAACACATCTTTCCTGTTCATTAACTAACTCAAGGTTACTATCTATTCTATCTTAACAGGGATGGACTTGATGCAAAACTTCCAAGAATACGCAGCTGAATGCCAATCGAACGAGGATGGAACAGTAAAACAAGAATATAACTCGGGTTTAGCTCCAAACACAGAATCTGAAAGCAGTCAAAGCTCTTTTGACTGCAATATATGCTTTGACGTAGCTCATGATCCTGTTGTCACACGTTGTGGTCACCTATACTGTTGGGCATGTATTTTCAAGTGGCTCAATGTCCAAAGCTCCTCCTCTTCTGAGCAAACTCATCAGAAGGCTTGCCCTGTTTGTAAGGCAAATATATCACAGACTTCGTTGATCCCCCTTTACTGCCATGGCCCTTCCCGTAGTGATGATGAGGCTAGGAAATCTCAACGAGATGTTATCCCTCCAAGACCTGCTGCTGCGAATTCTCCTTCAAgtccacaacaacaacaacttcaCTCAAATCAACAATACCCTGAATTTCGTTATGCCTCAATATCATCTTCAAATTATTTGAGTCCTACAATGGCTGGGATTCTTATTCCCACAATTGGATTATTAGGAGAGTTGGTTTACACAGGGATGCTTGGAAGTGTTGATACAAACTTGTTCGCATCACCTCATCCGAATTCTTATGCTATTGTTAGGCATAGCAATCCTCGGATGAGGAGGCAAGAGCTGCAGGTAGGTAAGTCCCTTGACAGAGTGTCCAAGTTTCTTTTGTGTTGCGTAGTCTTATGCTTGCTTTTGTTCTGAAAACTAACTTCTTTGTATGTATACTTGTAAAGACTGTATACTATTACTAGCACCACTCCCACTGTTGAGATGTTGGAACTCCTTCGAAAGGAAGTGTAggtttcataagctagcttgtATCCACTATATCAGGTGTTTGAATGGTCCAACTTATGTTCTGCTGGGTGTCTTTGGTTCTGGGAATGAACTTTGCAAGTTCTCATTCGAATATTATTTGTGAATAATACTTTCCATTATTGTTGTAATCtggttttttcttttctctttttaggTTAAAATATAGACAATATGGAGTAGTTTATATTGTATCGAACTAGTTGTTGGCACAAACTAACACTGAAGTAACCGCTGTATAGTTCCGACCACTCAAAATTACGGGTTCACCATATCTCAATAAGAAACTTGCTAGTCAATTTTGCAGAATTATAAAGGAACTTAAAACCGAAGAATTCCCCATTATGATTGGAGTGTATCAAGGTTTTGCACAtagcccgtttctttttgttataGTCATTGATgaattgacgaggtcaatcTAAGATGGTATACCCtatgatattgtgttgattgatgaaacaaaaggagtgaaaagtaagttggagttatggagacaaactttggaatctcggggttttaggctAGTGAAAAaagacggaatatatggagtgtaagtttgATAGAGAGACAGGGGtgattaccttagatgggaaaattgaGTCTAAGGCTCTGAAAGTTtcgttatttaggatctattatccaaaaggatggagaattggatggcgatgtggcccatagaatcaaagcaggttggttgaagtggaaagtTGTTacggggttcctatgtgattcagACATGCCCCAAATATTGAAAGAAAATTTTTACCCCACGGCAATTCGACCGGCTTTGTTATACAGCACGAAATGTTGGGCggtgaaacattgtcacgtgcacaagatgaatgtggcggagatgcgcatgttacgttggatgtgtgggcatacaagaaatgatcgtttgaggaatgagattattagaaagaaagtaggggttgcacagattgagtttaagatgatggaaaatcgtttaagatggtttggacatataagcagaagatcaagtgatgccccggttaggagAATAGAAGGGTGacaaagtgatagaattgcaaagGGTAAGGGAAGAcataagaaaacttggaggaaggtgattgagcacgatatgagctttattgggattgaggaaaatatggcgttggataggacatagtggagggagagaatatatatTGAGGAtttcatttgacttatacaacttatatgtttctgtttctttctattttttatatttatttttgtttttatttcatttttaaattctttaaatttttttaattttacatgctattttgaaatgtacttatttttacttattcatttattttgaactttacttatttttattatctcttaaaataattcttctataatatatatatatatatatatatatatatatatatatatatacacacacacacacatttttctcttatcttactttcattaattccattttttcttccttgttttttcttttttacttcctgctcctttctggtttgattggtgacaatgacgatctcctacgacgattcatgttagccgaccccaaatcattttgggactaaggctttgttgttgttgttgttgttgtataaaTGAACTTAAAACAAGTAGAAAAACAACGCAAGAGATTTTACGAGAAAGTTTTCTAAGGCCAATTGGAAATAAAACCTTGAACCATTAGGATTTCAACTCAAGTTCTCTTCACTACATGGCAACACTTTTGTTACAATCCTATAACGAACTCAATctttacttgagttcctctacaaactcaagttttcaagttccTAATAGTTGTTCTCTCAAACAACTATGCTCTTTCCGACCTCGCTAGAAGTATTTCTTGACTCTttgacttcactcaaagcctatcagtttctctcatagacttcactcaaagtcAACATGTCAAACTTGTTGAAAGAATTTATTCAAACCCTTAGCCAATTTCTCATTACAAAAGTTCACTCGAACCCTTGACCAACTCTTAAATTAAACAGACGTTTAATAAATACTAAGAAACATGGAATTAGAACTTTATACGAAGGAACAAATATGTGGAACTGACTTTATAACTCGGAAGATAAAATATTTAGCTAATGTAATTCTTTTCCACTATGTCAGATATTTAATGGATGAAACTCGTTGTTTTTTTTATAACCTTCCTAAATGCCTTGGTCTACTCCATGATCTAGCCACTGTATGTAATGCATCCTAGTTTATAAACATGATCTCCGTGTTCCTAATATCTATAttactatactaaaagagaggaactcaatgtggtgatgacaaatgtcaccacATGATTggtcctctcttttaatattaaaaataaaattaaaaaaaaaaactaagcatAAACTTTTTAGCACATCTTTCTAATACCGCACATGATCTTAAACTTCCAGGAAAAAAAGGCtacgaaatttatttatttttttaataaagcaaCAAATATTCACAAAACAATAATATCTCCGATTCTAATGTTAACTTTCCAGAAAAAACGGCTGacaaaaatgttaaaaaaataattaaagcaaCAAATATTTTGTAACAAAATAATATCACGCATCAAATAACAAAACTTCCAGAAAAAATATACAGCCCAATCTAAATATATGCAGCTGCGAGATTTTATATCTCCACTCTCCTATTTTTTAGGCTATAACAAATGGAAACACAAAAAacataatattaattttacatATTGTTTAGGCGTGAGAATAATAACCGTATTAAAAGAGAGGCTAATATTCTATTTCACATGCCTATTATTCTATATTTTAGGCTATAATAATGGGAACAACCAAGAACATAATATTAATCTTATTAGATTTCAACGACTTACACTCAATTCCATTCCAAAAGAAATTTTAAAATATCTATGAAATCTTCAGCTGTGTATAGTTATGTCAGCATCAAATATTTTGGAGATGAAACTTATACGACATCTTTGCTTTTTTCCAATTCACCTTCTGCAATATATAAGGTATGAAATATTAGAGGTTTATTATAACATATATTTAATCATAATTCACCACCAAGCAAACAATATATTCCATAATATAATAATCGACAAAAATAGGACATTATGGCCCTATATAAATGAATTACAGATTCGGGTTAAATTATCACGTATTATTCTAAATATTATGGCATTCACTATGATAAAAGATATCACTCCCCTAAAAGAATCATGGAGATTGAAGGTGAGGATTGTGAGGTTTTGGGAACAACCGGATTTCAAAGACCATACTGTAATCGACACTCATGAATTAATATTGGTGGATGAGAAGGTAACTTCGTGATTCTGAAATTtaaattttgtttgttttcttattgttgtcgattatttttatttgtttgtgtaaattattattgttgaaattTTTAATAATAGCTAATCATTTACTATAATACATACAGGGCTCCAAAATACAAGCAACCATAAACAAACATCTATTTGACAACTATAAGAATCTTGTGAAAGAGGGCGCGACCCGTATTATCTCTAattttttggtaaaaaaaaacaGGCGGTCAACATAGAGCTACTAGCCATGACCACAAAATCGTTTTCTTCTACAAAACGAATGTCAGGGAGTGTGAAAATGTACAACTTCCACTACATGGATTTGACTTTGTGCCCTTCGACAAGATGCTGAAAAAGGAGGCCAATGATGTATTTTTAGTAGGTATGATATAGAGTATTTTTTGAATTTAGTATATAAACATAGCACTTTAATTTTATATGTTAacaatgtattttttttatccAATGATAGATGTTATCGGAGAATGCACTGCAATGAGCGACAAAATTGACACTTCAACCAATGGAACACCAAATTACAAAGTGATGTTCGAGTTAGAAGATTTAAAGTATGGATTGTTGTTGTCTTAATAATTATGAGAATAGATGtgtattttaattatattcTAATATTGTTGTGTTTTTATAGCAAAAATACAATAAGTGGTACTGTGTGGGGGAAATATGCTGAACAAATGTCAGAGTACAAAAAAAAGGGTATCCAAGGACGTCCTATTATTATACTGCAATTTGCTAAGATAAAGATATCGAGAGGTAATACTATACATCGTTCACATCTTGACAATTTATTACATGGTGTATGATAAAATTCAATtcgtattaaattaataattattgttGGTTATATCATGTACTAGATCAAGTTTCACTTTGTAATTCACTCTTTGCGACCAAGATATTCATCAATGAGGACATCTCAGAATTGAATGATTATAAGGAAAGGTAATATCTCAATCTGTGTATTTATGGTTCTTTAATGACATATGAATGATTTGTGCGGCAGAAGTTTTATTTATacaatattttgttttatagcaTCACCGATGGGGATGCTTCTCGCTCACTGGGTATCACCCATTTGTcaagccagaattcacattcCATAGGAGATGAGTTTATGAAAATGTCTGAACATAAGCAATTAGATGAGATACCCGATACTAATAAGGTATTGTGTAGATATAACATTTaataattgatttattaaaagcTCAAACAATTGTTGTCGATTTTAATAGTTGATATATGTTGAAAGTGAAAGATATTATGGATTTTCTAATAATTTATTGGATTTTCTAATAACTTTGATataaattatatatattatagGAATGCTTTTGTGCCACTGTTGCTACAATTGTGGGTTTTGAAAAGGATACCAACTGGTATTATAACTCGTGCAAAAGTTGTAACAAAAAGGTTGACTATGAAGGTGGTGGAAGATATTGGTGCATAAAATGTGATTCACATGTCAAATCTGCGCCACCAAGGTACATTTCGCCATATCTATACAACTAAAATATTGTAGGATCATTTAATAAACCCAAGAATATTCACCATATTactttatatataaaaaaatgctAGGTACAAGGTGACTGTATCAGTTGAGGATGACAGTGGATCAGCCAGTTTTGTCATGTTTGATCGGGAGGTTTTTCAGGCTATACAGATATCGACAATGGACTTGAAAGATAAGTTATTGAAGGTATACAACTATTGATCCTTATTAATATTACTGGTAAAAGTAATATGAAAAAAGTTTAATTTCTTATGTGTCATGATCATCATACATTGTTTATTTATATCAATTATATTTATGATTATAGGATGGTAAGGGTGATTCATTTCCAGAGGAACTAGAGATGCTTTTGGAGAGAAAATGTTTATTTAGAATTCAAATCTCTAAATACAATCTTGATCAAGATTGGGATAAGTTCACTGTAGTAAGGCTAAGTGATGATGAAGACTTGATAAAAAGGTTCTTGGATGTGAATGAGGTGGCACAAGTAAGTATTTATCAAGTTTTTCACATTGAAATTcttaataagaataaaatgtcagatataatatttatgtttagtTTTATTCCTTTGACAGGATAATGATGTGGAGGTTGAATCTACTAATAATACGAATACGCCTTCAACTGAGAAAAAGAAGGTTTGTATATATCAATCCCTAAAGTTGATAACTACGTTATATATACTTAATATATAATATAACGATTTATGTTTACTAATTGTAGGACCCCACACCTGTTATATGTGATAATGAAGATTTTATTGagggctgaaggaaataatgcccttggtccaagtatgcatttaatattaagtctaataaatgcggttcagtattaattgacaagttaataattcagtgagatcaagtgagctgaatgcctagctagaggtcgcttcagttcaagtggaattaattatattaatccacagcttactcttgactgaacccgtagggtcacacaaatagtacgtaaacggatcaagtatttaatggaattaaatactccatctatggatattcgtaatcgacggatcttggtttcagtgggagctgagatcatcacaagcaataaatgaatactccagaaacgatgatattgccggaaacggaaatatggatcgtatcggaaatataaatattatccaagtcgtagatgttgctggaaacggaaacatggtacgtatcggaaaatattatcggaaatggaaatattgccggaatcggaaatattgccggaaacggaaatattgtcagaatcggaaatattatcggaatcggaaaataattccggaaacggaaatattaaatattttttcgaaacggaaattaattccggaatcggaaatattacatattgttcgtattggaaatgaattccggaaccgggaatttaatcggaagcgcatcgtacgaattagcatcggacgaggcttgctagacgaaggcccaacacgaagccaggtccacgcccagcaagccgagcgcccaacacgaaggccacaagcctcgccaggcccagcgcaaggatgctggcgcgcgcgctgagcgtgctcgtgggctgcgaggcagcgctcatgcgtgtgggccgcaaggcctgcgcggtgcgtgcttccctcgtggtcgtgcgatgctcatgttcgtaacgaatcttaatcctattggaattcgtgcattgattaaatcctaatcctaaaagattaaatttattatttagagttctaataggattctaattaataaatccatatcctagtaggattataattcctttccataaactctataaataggtgcctagggtcacatatttacatagatacaattgaagtattcaaaggtaaggtttttaagcaaaatcagcctaacacttgcaacccaaatagccgaaattcctagtaaccttaagggcgattctagttggtcaagcttaatgCAGATCcgggcgtgctgtggactatctacggagggacgacacttgaagtcttaaagacttgttcttgttcggttcgggcgcagttagggagggcacgctacaaagtgtatgcacctaaattatgctatatgattatgtgtaaataatatgtttcctggttttatggtttttccgcatgatttatgtttattcatatgtatcataacctaacagtggtatcagagcctcttattattttcataatctaaattgcatgaacatggttaaattttacaaattttcaaagaattaaaggggtgattaattttcgtaattaattgcaaattgcgtttatttaattatatgtacgcagtttttcggcagtttcttcgttactcatccaaatcgagtgatttttgtgtcaattccgcatgtaaaaggcattctaaaattttgacttttcagaggttttagttttcgaacccagaattcccaaattcgaagccaaactatgacttttcggaggttttagtttttcgaacgcaaaagtttgtaaatttaagatgttaaattaaatatttgcgattcttgttgataaatcttgagtttttgattgacctactgtatatgtttaacaattatgaatgcctagacttgttaattatacaacctaatttgtaattatgattaatttgttgaaattcgaataatttagaattgatttgattttcatgattaattaataatttaattaggtaccaatgattaaaatccaccataaaagttgttaatttatgttaaaattttaatttttatgacctagatttgaatccatgttaatcggtaattaattgattaataaattttcgatttttcgccctaaaattatgaaattaatatgttttattaatttgtcattaattttggaaataaaagttttaatttttatgcaattcgctcataaaacttgcacgcacaaagcaatggacgctacgtgttacccttaaggggtgttgtatagtgcgggcatgcgacgacgagcaagggagctcgtcgcccatgcggtacgatgcaacgagcaagggccatggcacacgagcacaaggcagcacgctgccctgtgtcgagtgctgtgcgcatgtgggcgggtgggcaagggcgaagggcaaAGCGCAAGCCagtggcagacgcgtgtgggcagcaagcgtgctgcgccacagcgcgcgctgccaagcccagcaagcaagcagacacaaggcgacgagcaagcgggcgcgcgcaacgtggcctgcagtgctgcgttgcgtgtggcctgcaggCGCGATGAGCGAGcaagcgcgcgcgcagcgtggcctacAGTGCTTCGTTGCGTGTGGTTGCTTGCGTGTTGCTGTACGAACAATCAaggggcgctaagcctcgtgcactcgatggggctttggcgcaagcccaagtgcctcgtcgtgtctcgattgagtcgtttcgaatttaattttgaattttcagttcggaaataattttaattaattttaaaattaataatttaaattgttttctcggattttaattttgaatattataattattataaattttatttatactaattattttactaaaattaaaccttgaattaatttaaattcgtttaattcaactgaaataaattaaattaatggattcgattataaatttatatgagctttaaattttaattaaatttgtatgtttccggttaaactagaaatacatttttatgtttaaaattagtaaagcatatgaatttattggtttaagtgggagcatttttagtcataaactcttgattaggtctacaaatcctttaaggttaaacaacttgattagaattaataaggactgaataattggtggattattggtgcccttgattaattgctgcaaatacttatgtgatgcactaaccagctatgtgggccattcatgataatgaatggatgaatgatatatattgtatatgtactgttttgcaggttatcgagtgactagtatggcccaaataggatagaaaatatggtttgcgtaccattaatttgaatgtaattggtctaatgcaccaaatttgt encodes:
- the LOC110777212 gene encoding E3 ubiquitin-protein ligase RMA3-like isoform X2, whose amino-acid sequence is MESVGGFTRYFLLPQLELNSQIIRGMDLMQNFQEYAAECQSNEDGTVKQEYNSGLAPNTESESSQSSFDCNICFDVAHDPVVTRCGHLYCWACIFKWLNVQSSSSSEQTHQKACPVCKANISQTSLIPLYCHGPSRSDDEARKSQRDVIPPRPAAANSPSSPQQQQLHSNQQYPEFRYASISSSNYLSPTMAGILIPTIGLLGELVYTGMLGSVDTNLFASPHPNSYAIVRHSNPRMRRQELQVGKSLDRVSKFLLCCVVLCLLLF
- the LOC110777212 gene encoding E3 ubiquitin-protein ligase RMA3-like isoform X1, with the translated sequence MYQNKRKMMPPFLMAKTSTQLLNYGVCRYFLLPQLELNSQIIRGMDLMQNFQEYAAECQSNEDGTVKQEYNSGLAPNTESESSQSSFDCNICFDVAHDPVVTRCGHLYCWACIFKWLNVQSSSSSEQTHQKACPVCKANISQTSLIPLYCHGPSRSDDEARKSQRDVIPPRPAAANSPSSPQQQQLHSNQQYPEFRYASISSSNYLSPTMAGILIPTIGLLGELVYTGMLGSVDTNLFASPHPNSYAIVRHSNPRMRRQELQVGKSLDRVSKFLLCCVVLCLLLF
- the LOC110777213 gene encoding replication protein A 70 kDa DNA-binding subunit B isoform X1; protein product: MLKKEANDVFLVDVIGECTAMSDKIDTSTNGTPNYKVMFELEDLNKNTISGTVWGKYAEQMSEYKKKGIQGRPIIILQFAKIKISRDQVSLCNSLFATKIFINEDISELNDYKESITDGDASRSLGITHLSSQNSHSIGDEFMKMSEHKQLDEIPDTNKECFCATVATIVGFEKDTNWYYNSCKSCNKKVDYEGGGRYWCIKCDSHVKSAPPRYKVTVSVEDDSGSASFVMFDREVFQAIQISTMDLKDKLLKDGKGDSFPEELEMLLERKCLFRIQISKYNLDQDWDKFTVVRLSDDEDLIKRIMMWRLNLLIIRIRLQLRKRRTPHLLYVIMKILLRAEGNNALGPSMHLILSLINAVQY
- the LOC110777213 gene encoding replication protein A 70 kDa DNA-binding subunit B isoform X4 is translated as MLKKEANDVFLVDVIGECTAMSDKIDTSTNGTPNYKVMFELEDLNKNTISGTVWGKYAEQMSEYKKKGIQGRPIIILQFAKIKISRDQVSLCNSLFATKIFINEDISELNDYKESITDGDASRSLGITHLSSQNSHSIGDEFMKMSEHKQLDEIPDTNKECFCATVATIVGFEKDTNWYYNSCKSCNKKVDYEGGGRYWCIKCDSHVKSAPPRYKVTVSVEDDSGSASFVMFDREVFQAIQISTMDLKDKLLKDGKGDSFPEELEMLLERKCLFRIQISKYNLDQDWDKFTVVRLSDDEDLIKRFLDVNEVAQVR
- the LOC110777213 gene encoding replication protein A 70 kDa DNA-binding subunit B isoform X2, producing the protein MLKKEANDVFLVDVIGECTAMSDKIDTSTNGTPNYKVMFELEDLNKNTISGTVWGKYAEQMSEYKKKGIQGRPIIILQFAKIKISRDQVSLCNSLFATKIFINEDISELNDYKESITDGDASRSLGITHLSSQNSHSIGDEFMKMSEHKQLDEIPDTNKECFCATVATIVGFEKDTNWYYNSCKSCNKKVDYEGGGRYWCIKCDSHVKSAPPRYKVTVSVEDDSGSASFVMFDREVFQAIQISTMDLKDKLLKDGKGDSFPEELEMLLERKCLFRIQISKYNLDQDWDKFTVVRLSDDEDLIKRFLDVNEVAQDNDVEVESTNNTNTPSTEKKKDPTPVICDNEDFIEG
- the LOC110777213 gene encoding replication protein A 70 kDa DNA-binding subunit B isoform X3, giving the protein MLKKEANDVFLVDVIGECTAMSDKIDTSTNGTPNYKVMFELEDLNKNTISGTVWGKYAEQMSEYKKKGIQGRPIIILQFAKIKISRDQVSLCNSLFATKIFINEDISELNDYKESITDGDASRSLGITHLSSQNSHSIGDEFMKMSEHKQLDEIPDTNKECFCATVATIVGFEKDTNWYYNSCKSCNKKVDYEGGGRYWCIKCDSHVKSAPPRYKVTVSVEDDSGSASFVMFDREVFQAIQISTMDLKDKLLKDGKGDSFPEELEMLLERKCLFRIQISKYNLDQDWDKFTVVRLSDDEDLIKRFLDVNEDNDVEVESTNNTNTPSTEKKKDPTPVICDNEDFIEG